The Apis cerana isolate GH-2021 linkage group LG12, AcerK_1.0, whole genome shotgun sequence sequence CGTGAAAGTTATCGACTCGTAAAGCAGGGAAATTTGTGCGTTACATCATTTGCGGTAGATTGAGTGTAATGTAATGAAGCCATCTATTAATGAAAACTTTTCGTTTACATTAGTGCATAAAATatcaacttataaaaaaatataaattataatattttaaaataaaacataattattataattactatttgattaaaaattatatagttttatttttttattaaatattcaatcggataattgaaactaaatatttaattaccagatattttaattataattaatagtttttatatattcattgtatAATACCAATAAAATGTAAGATGAGTTTGgtatttacttataataaatgtttagattatttaaaattaatattataattgtaaacattccaattaaaatagaaaaattaaaatgaatttgaattccattagattatttttaatcataatattgtataaaaatgtaaaataccaaactttttaagttaattttgttataaaataacgaaaatatttataactataaaaataaaaataaatgaatttaatataattaataaataattattaacaaaataaaatatcatacatatatattttcatcattttttcacacattattaattacgtaattaaaaatttattcaattgaatgatattaaaatctaatcaatttaattaacaaatctatttgatttacttattatttgatttattaaatcaataaactcATTTGTCTTAAAAGTCGTattcttcaattaatttttaatcatccaAAACATTAAAAGCTAttagcaataataaattttagtatcttatatttatttcagtaATCGATTTTTACAAGATTCTCGGACCATTCAAGAGGGTGCCGGAATTTCGAAAGTCGCCGCTCTATTATGCTCCTCTCCTATTCCCCTTTTTTCCGGTCATTCATTTCAAGTAAAGTCTACGCCAATGTTGAGGCCCGGTGCTGGCTTCCTAAGGCCAGGTGGTGCACAACCGTTGCCATCCCCAAAGCCCAGTGTTCCGCTCTTGCAAGCAGCTGCAGCTGCGACATACACGCTCCTTCTTGTACGCTTGCACACGACGTCTGTAATATACGTAATACGTGTATACAACTGCCTTTGATAGagatcgtttttaaaaaatctaaatttaggTCAAGAAAGATTCGAGTTttcgattcaatatttttttttttaatgatgttGGTACTACATTTGAGTAAATAtcctatcatttttttcagatgagtaattagattttatgaaaaaagaatacttacgcataatttaattaaaatttattaatttgtataatttaagaaacaaactataataaaagaattataaataaattctaatgagtgagaatttatgaaataattgaaaaatatataataaaataatcaataagtaaatttctttgattaatatttataatactatttaatattctttataatttgaaaaatgaataagctTAACATTGGTGGTCTAATGCATGTTATCATTGTTTTTaccatattcttttttatcgataattttcgtATCGCGGTAATACCAATTACCGACTGCACGAATTCGACCCTTATAACTCGTGCCGAAGTTTCGCGCTTATCGTTGTGTAACGGTTTTCTCTGAAGTAACAATCAATGGTAGATAAAATAACTACTTATCAACGAGATATCCGCAAGGTGAGATCAGATATATAGCGTTTTATTTTACCACAACCTTTCCGCTTCGAGAGGTTAGAACGTCCGCCTGCCGCTACGCACGAATTGCGCAAATGTATTGGTAGCCGTACTTATACTCACTGACAAGGGCGTGCTCGCACACACACAATCGTATAATGACAGCAGGGAGTTGGGGCAGCAACGAACAGAGCAGATGGGGAGTTTGCTTCTGCAACGAAAGCCAGTCGTTGTAGTGGCTTGGTTCAAGCTGCCCGCCTTTTCCCGGTTTCTCTGCGTGATTTCGCGCTCCTTTCCTCcgacctcctcctcccccgtcCTTTGTTATTTCTCGTTGTTCTATCGCGAGAAAACTCAGGTGACAAATATGGGTCGGTCGCGTggctctcttccttccttccttccttcttcggCGCAGCGCCATCTCCTACTTTGAAACATTTTCGAGATCTCGAGCTGCGGCGCGATATTGGAACGCTCGATATCGAAAGATCgtcaatcgatattttgtgTAGTGTCAGATACAAGgcgataatattcattataaaaaataagtacagtgcataattaaaattaaaataacgcgaatttttttttcttaatattaaaaaatatatcaatcttATCTATATcgtctttaattaataaattataaaaaaattgtacgaatattcaaatattcaattatttagaaattacttCACCAAGGTTTTTTAGGTTAAACGTGTTACAAAGTGTTAATTTgcacttattattaaaataatatcacgtaataaaatatattaaattaatggaaatacCGCAGCTCGTAATATCTAAAGAGGCCagcttttttttcaacttttatccAAGGAGGCAATTGAGGAAATTCTAAAAGGAGCAATTCGGTCGTGAATCGTTCTTCTTCGAAATACGCGGGTCTCTCTTGAATTTCAATAACTCGTTGTTCGTAACTATTCTCAATGGCTCTGGCTTTGTCTTGTCAACGACCGCGGAGACCATTAACCGTCAATAGGGCTACCAGGGTGGCACGGCTAAGGCTCTTAGGAAATGTTTTTGGTGAGTACAGGATATATCCatacatctttttttctcatatcCTTCCCTTCGTTATAGACAGTCCCTCCAGCAAAGATTTAGAGTATTTTTATGGTGTCCCACACGTGTTACCACGCACAGAGCacgtttataaatacattaacgGTTTTTGATTATGTTACAACATCatgtcataatatataaatttgttacagatgtcatcattaaattttattttattttaacattaaataataaattaatatttaatgttaatttttttcattatttttttaatcaatctaattttataattgtaataaattatattgaatttatatatttatatattttatattgaatttattttttctatttaatagaaattaatattgcatataCATGCAAATGATATATAACGAGTAGTAACTTGATTAACTAGAtactcattaataaaaaactaataaataatataataacagaaataaattaaatcaataaatcaaattatgaattacataattatataattttgcaattctctttaatcgaaaattaataattcaataatattatatcattatattattatttaattatttgtatattacaaattaacaatattttaattatacatcattatatattttaacttttaaagaaatatatagttaattatataatttgttatcactaagaaataattagagatttatacaatgattattatgaaatagttAATcactaatttcaaataatttgaattacaatttacattgtattataaatttacaatagtaAACAACATTATTACTTtacgatacaaatatataacattgctttaaacatataatatatatgtatataatgtacaactatcatttaaatttacagtCACTTTCAAAGCTTCGGTCAACGTTCatattcgattcaatttacTATTCTTTCATCAGGAATAATAGAAGACCGAGTCGCTCTCTTCTCAGCCGGTTCGTAAAAGACATTATACATGAATCATGATCTTCTTGCTTCTTATTCCCCTTCATGAACTTTTCGGTTGGCCATAGTTGGATGGCTAGAATCTTTTTTGTGTTTCTAAAagacgattgaaaaatatcgtttgtCGAACGAGTCACGAGGCAGAGAATCCGCTCGTTGACCGGATAGTTGGTGAAATTAGCGCACAAGGCACGACTCGTCGCAACAACAGGCGATGAGACACGCGTTTCTTTGTCGCGCGAGGAAGTGGAATTTCATTAGCtttcgcgcgcgcgcgcacgtgAGTCATCGTTCGCAACACGTTATGAATTGTTTGGTTACGTTGTTGGAACCTAGTTAACGATTgcgttatatgtatataattctaacggagattttttttcattcattatttcgtttttaatatctagttctattttaaatatatattctttttatgaattatttttattctttatctcttttacatacatttttaaggtctattttaaaatttatttacaattcataataatttttaattcttcaaaagttattattttcaatatttttaaaatatttaagtttttaatatttatatgctgtaatttaaattttttatttttttgaatatttttaaaaaatttttatcataattttatgaatttattcataaaattcattttttttacaattttctaaaaaaatcttttagtgtttttaattcattagattattttaattatttttttaattattttcaagtctTGAagtcaagaaattaaaaattatttattttaatttatagcaaCGAATCAAATCcaataataacttaattagTCTAGTTTTGACGATTTTCAGTTCagaatttaatgattaataagtaatgtcataattaataattaataatcaaaaatatcagaGGGTATCAAACTCTAGCGAACTATCGGAAAACGCAGAATGCTTTCATGTTAGTCTTAATCAAATGTGGGTGATAATTGATTCGTTCGCaacttaattaattcgttgaatatgaaaatgcatacattcgaaattaaaatctataaaaataatttattaagtatttaagaaattatattcttacattaaacaatttccacaagaaaatataatataataatataatatatattattttatgtatatatcgtataatattttatttaatgaagtaATTTATTGATAGAATGATTCAATGATGTAATTCATTGATTGAAGTGATATATacgatgatattaatttaagaaaataaatttcatttttttcaagacattgagtataaaaattttttttaaatcataaaaactgataagttatttttgtttatcaattaatctaatatatctaATCTAGCATATCATAGATAATAAAgctataatgtttttaatgtttcacaatttaaaattagttcaATTAGTCAAACTTatcaaatttaagaaatttaggatttctattacaatttataattctatttaatttataatgcaaaacgaaaattatcaatattagttatcaataattcaatttagaatttttatttttattaattgataaaattagaattatcaaaattctttatttggatttctatttcaattattttataatttcaaattaaagttatcaattacttattgatacatttttatttttattaattaacaatttcaaattagattaattattaaaattcctaagtcaaaaaatatcaataattataaaatttgtatagtgtaaaataaaatttttaacaaaactttaaatatctaagaaatatttaagaaagaataaaattttaaaataatatacaaatgcCTAACAAACagatactataaatatattagaaaaataacatttccaaatttaaactaacaatatttaatacttctgattaaaaattcaatttatttataatcaattaatcattaaacttCCATCGTGATCtctatcaaattatcaaacaaCCCTTCAAAAAGTCTAATTCCAATCTAAATTCACTATCTTTAAATACTTCAAACCAATAatcctttaataaatttctaatcacGATCCTTAATCCTATAGAAAACCGCATCATCATTCACCGATCACTAACTACCCTTAGAAAATGATCTCTTTCGAGTTCATTTGTACAGTTTCTATGGCAGTTAATCTTGTTGTCAGAGCGAAAAGCTGGCTACTATTTTCGTTCAACCGAAACTTACACTCCCACAACGTCTCCACGATCCTCAACGTGCGAAATGCGACAGATGCAAGATCGAGGGGGTGGCCCCAACGTTTAACTTCGTTAATCCGATTGTTCCTTGAGCAGTGGTGGTGGCCACGTTAAAAGCGGCGCGATGGGAATATACACTTGTCGTCCTGGGGCATTTTTTCAAACGGATTCCTTGGGGTTCGAGTCTCTGGGGTGGTTCCTGAACACATTTGTGCCGCAACATTTGGCGATTAGGGAAGGAATAGAAAGAGCAATGAGTTACATAAGAGATTGAAATAGAAGTTTTGAAATTTGGATAGTTTCTTTTagaaaagtttctttcttttctttttttagaaaagttaTAACTTATCAAAAAGTTTGAGCATATTCATGGAATTTGAAGGGAGTGTATAcatgaatttatcaaattaatgaataattttataaggaaaaataatgaatccattaaagaataaatggagtaaaaattttggaactcTTAGAGTAATTCAAGATACTATTTGTGAAAAAACAgtggaataattatataatagattaaaatagaagtttttggaatttggaaaattttcttttatagtggtcaaaaattgtaaatatatttataatatttgaaataatagtttttcacaaaaataaattctttattaatataagaaatttcttgctcaaaaaaattatgtttattgattgaaataaaattataaataattataatatggaaaaaattctgaaacttggaaaataaaatataataatttaattttattttaaaaatggatcaagaaaaaatctaaaagaaatttaatttgtgaaatttataaaatttaaattagaaaatattttataaaagaaaatatataatatattttcaaagtaattatcaatgaattaaaattattttcattgaatatttttattccatttctcGAAATGGAAgtgttttcattaaatttcagctaattattatttcaatttgcatttaaattaGTTCGTACTCGTGCAAcgagcaattaaaaattaattttgttgtttcATTTCTGGTAATTTTCTTTGTACATTCTTTGTAACATTCCTTACATAAATAGCtacacaaaatttaaataataataccaatatcattaaaacattttcattcaattttctccaGTTTTAGAAATAACCTCACATCTTAGTCatcctttataaatatattttttttataacatatatataacataaataattaaaaaatctaatatttgcattaatttaaaaaaaaaatttacaattattattaaaattattaaaaattataattgatcttaatatcaatatgatatcaaaatttatatatttaaaattaattaaagaaagagaaaaatattacaataattatttttgataagattAAGAAATCCAACAATTcacattaaaagaaataattaattgtttcaattttactatattaaatttaagaaacctAGTTATTCGAAtttaggaaagaaaaaataattggaattattttcgatatcaaaatgaaaacgTAAAACATTCTTTCCGATATTATGTTTGTttgttgttatttaaattagatcgaTAAGATTCATCTTGAacgtgcaaataaaaaaaaaaccagtCAACCAGAAGAGTaatcttatcatttttttgagATTGCATTGATCAAagtatatcgattttttcgatattcttaCAATTCCATCGAGTTCGAAGACCTTTGCACATTTCTAATCATTCCGACATATTTACATTTGCGTGTGAATGCTGGGCTTAATATACCAATTGTTTATGATCACGTGAATCACGTGCACGCGATGCAAcctctcccttctttctttgatTACTTTAATCACATGTATTATACAAACGCAGCCTGTAAGCCTTTCTTTCACTCGTATTCGCTTCTGTTTTTCTCGACGAAGTTGCGTTTGCGGTGGAATATCGTGTCTTATACATGCGTACAAATCTCCATTTCTTTaagtttctttcttatcttgtGGTAGAATGGAATTACATTTGgcctatcattttttaaagaaaaatcctaagatttatttcttttcataattatatttttataattgaaatttgaatatttttatggaaagtttattatttttaatttttaatttaatagaagagATGTGGTggtataatctaatatattatatttgaacattttataaaaatttaatagaaatttcaattctctcaattagattttattttaaattattttgctatatttgtatttataataatttcttatattcca is a genomic window containing:
- the LOC108002663 gene encoding uncharacterized protein LOC108002663 codes for the protein MALRRRRKEGRKRATRPTHICHLSFLAIEQREITKDGGGGGRRKGARNHAEKPGKGGQLEPSHYNDWLSLQKQTPHLLCSLLPQLPAVIIRLCVCEHALVNVVCKRTRRSVYVAAAAACKSGTLGFGDGNGCAPPGLRKPAPGLNIGVDFT